In Pirellula sp. SH-Sr6A, the DNA window TGATGCCCATCGCCGAATCGCGCTTGCGAAGACCTCGGTGAGTCGGCCATATTCGTTCGAAGCCCCTAGGCGAAATCGTTTGCTTACCCCATCGAGATGCACGGTTCGCATTATCAAATCCGATCTGCCAATTGTCGATCGGCGATTCGAAACCATGCCATCCCAGTGACGAACAATAGGGCGGTCAAAAACATCGAGAGAATCAGTCCCGGCAGGCTTGGCGGTTGGGTACCGAGAATGGCCCATCGCAACGAGCTGATGCAAGATGCGATCGGATTCGCTTCGTATGCGGTTTGCCAATAGGGCCCTAACGAAGTGGAGACTCGCTCCAGATCATAGACTACGGGCGAAAGGAACATACCGATTTGTAGCGCGAACGGCAGTGCGTAACCCACATCGCGATATAGCGCGTTGAGGGATGATAACCAAGCGATGCACCCAACACAAAACACGAGAAGCCACAAGACAATTGGAATACAAATCCAAATCGTCGACCATTGCACCGAAGCTCCTGTGAAATAGAGAGTCGGAACCAACAGTGTGCAGCCGATGAAGAAGTCAAAGGCAGCGCACATCAACCCAGCCAGTGGTAGAAGAAGGCGTGGAAAGTAAATCTTGGTCACAACATGTCGGTAATTGACCAGAGAACCGGTCGCATCGCGGAGTGCATTGGCTACCAGTTGCCAGCAAAGCATCCCAATGAGAACGATATTGGGGTAAGCAGCGCTGGAACCTGACGCTTTGGTTCCCAGGACAAAGAAAAGCCCCATAAAGATGAACGCCCCCAACAGAGGTTGAAGGAGAACCCAAAGAATCCCAACGACCACTTGCCGATAGCGGATGAGCAAATCGCGCTGAAAAAAGCGGAAGAGCAGTTCGCGCCGCTGCCAAACCTCACCGATTTGTTCGAGTCCGAGCGCATCGCCTGGACCATAGTATCGGAGAGGGGGAGGTGACTCCTCGTATGCCATGAATCGTCAGCCTTCGATATCGCGAACCAAGGAGTGGGGACGGGTGATTGCACCGTATGCTTCGGGACGTCGATCTGCCCAGCGATCGATCACATGCTCGCGAGGGACCCGAACCAATCGCTTGTTTCTCGCTTTCGACAGATCGATCTCCGCAGTGAGCACGCATTCGTCCTCGTGAGGAGCGTCCGCGAGAGGGTTTCCATTGGGATCGCAAAATCGGGATTGACCAATGAAACGAAAACCGCGTTCGGTCCCCACCCGATTGACGCTTACGAAGTACACGTTGTTCTCTAGAGCGCGGGCATTGGGCAAGTACTTGGCAAAGGTGTCCGCTCCCGGTGGCCAGTTCGTTGGAAGGATGAGCAAATCAGCCCCTTCTAATGCCAAGCACCGGGACGACTCCGGAAAGGATCCGTCGTAGCAAATGTGAACTCCGACTCGCAAGCCCCCGGCATCAAAGGATCGATAGGGCTGTTGCCCCATGGATGTGAAACGATCCACTCCGAGATAAGGCAAATGGATTTTGCGATAACAATCGACAACGCCGTTGGGCCCGACGAGAGGGCAGCTGTTGTATAGCTTCCCATCGGCCCCCCGCTCCAGCATACCAAAGGCGACAAATTTGCCGGTCTGGCGGCACCAGTCGCCGATCGCATCGGTCGCTGGTCCAGGTATGCTTTGCGCGTGCGGCCATGCCTCGTCGTAACTGGAGAAACAATAGCCGCTCAGCATGCACTCGGGAAAGACGATCAAATCGCTCGCGGCAACTTCGTCCTTCTGCAGCCAGTCCAGCATTCGCGCAAGATTGGCTTGGGTGTCGGCGAAGGAAACGTTCGTTTGAATGCCGCTCACCCGCCTCAAGTTGGCAGGTACTCTCGCAGTGGGTTGCGTGACGGAAGACATCTTGGGAAAGGCCTCGCTTAGGTCAACGAAAGGGAAGAAGACATACTATCCGCACCCGATAGACCATGAAAGCCCGAGTGAATACCACGCCACGCGCCGGTCCACCACCACCCCTCGCGTCGCTCCCGACCCGAGAAGCTACCTTGAGAAAACGGAACGAGCCTCCTATACTCTCCCGCTTCCCTGCCCCAATTCGGTGCCCTGACCCGGCCATACGGTCGATGGACCGCTGGGGATTCCATTATCGGTTCAGCGATTGAAAAGTAGCCATGAAGAGCGAACAGCAGAATATCCAAGAGTCCAATCTTCTCGCTGATCAAATCGAAAACTTTCTGATCAAAACCAAAAAGGTCCTGCCTCAGATAATCTCGGTCGTGGTATTGGCATTGTTGAGCCTACTCGGCTACGGGATTTATCAAAGCGTTCGCAATGGACAGAGCGCAGAAGGCTGGACTGCACTGTACTTCAGCGATACCGATGCTTCCGATCTGGAAAGCATCGCAGATGACTTTGCCTCCACCCCCGCGGGCCTTTGGGCGCGTCAAGCGGCCGGGGACGCCCATCTGGCGAAAGCTCTCGAAAGTGTCTTTACCAACCGGGATGTAGCAGACCAACACTACAAAAATGCTGTCGCAGAGTACGAAAAGGTAATCGGCAAAGGTAGTGATCCCCTCCTGTTGGCACGAACCCACTTTGGCCTTGCGCAAGCCAACGAGGGGCTCGCGAACCGAGACGATGCGATCGCTCACTACCGTAAAATATCGGGTTTGACCGGCGTCGACGACGCATTCCAAGCCGAAGCGACCAAGCGAGCCGATTGGCTGGAATCGAAAGACGGAGAGACCTTCATTACCTGGTTCAAAGAAAACCGTCAGGCAACTCCCGCAATCGCTCCTCCCACTGGCGAGCTGCCCGCAATTCCGAGCCAACCTACATTGGATTTGCCACCTCTTCCTTCCACGCCCGGTGTGACCCCTCCCAGCGAACCTGTAGCCCCAACCGGGGCGGCAGAGGGGACTCCAACGGAGTCGACCACCCCTCCTGAGGGTGCCAAAACGGAGGAAACTTCCACGAACGATGCCGCTCCGCCAAAACCTGACGCTCCCTAAGGTCCGATGATGGATCGACAGAAACTTGCGGAAACCGCTTCAAAGCTCTTCCTCGAACATTCCAAAAGGCACGTTTTCCTATGCACCGGGGATTCTTGCTGCAGGGGAAACGAGGGGGCTAAAGCTTGGGACGCGCTCAAAGACGAGCTGAAACGACGCAATCTTAGCTTGAGCGATTCCCCCCAAGCCTGCTTTCGGACCAAGGTCCATTGCCTTCGGGTTTGCACGCAAGGTCCCATCTTGGTCGTGTATCCGGAAGGGCATTGGTATGCTGAGATGACAGCAGACAAAATCCCTACATTCGTTGAGAAGCAACTCATTCAGGGGGAGCCGATCCCAGAATGGATCTTCGCAACTCGTCCGCTGCCCCTATAAGGGCAAAGCTAGGGCCCTAAAAGATCCAGTCTAGGGCCTTGCAAGGTCCAAGCTCGCCGGCTCAGCGCAATCCAAGGCCGTTTGGCTTTTGAACCGATTGTTGGACCCAACCACGCCACCTCGAACCCTTAGTCGCCATCAGAACGCTGCAAACCACCGGTAGATCCGGAACCAATGCAACGACCGTTCCATCCGAATGGGAAATTCCTTCAGTATCAGCCCGATTAGCTGGATCGAACATGCTGCCTGCGTAAACTAGAGGGATGTACTGCCCCAAGGCTCTAGTATTAGAATTTTGAATATGGATGCCATCCGCAATCCGTCCGAACCATCGCTCCCGAATCAGCCAAGTCAACGACAGCAGACGAATCCCGATCTGCTGAAGGTGCTTTGGCGCTGGAAATGGCTGCCCATTCTCGGGGCCTTCATCGGCCTCACTGTTGGCTATTTGGTCTATGGCCAGATGCCGCCCCAGTACAAAGCGATGGCGCTCGTGCAGGTGCAGAGCCCTATGCGCAATCTCCCCATCGACAACATGAATATGCCGATGGACACCAAGGGGAAGAGCGACGAGCTCGTGGTGATCCGCAGTTTGTCGGTTATCGAAAAGGCGGTTGAGTCCGCCAAGTTGACCCAGCACCGCAAACTTCTTGGCAAAAGCAAAGAAGAGATCATTGGTTGGATCAAGAACAAAAAGGTTCTTGAAGTCAAGCTTGGTTCTACCGACCCGAATAGCGAGATCATCGCGATCGGTATTACCACCGACGACGCGGAACTCTCTGGGACGATCCTGCAGGCAGTGGTCGCAGGCTACAAGGCCCATACATCCAAGAAATTGAATGACGCTTCCAACGACGCGGTCACCGTCCTGAACAAATACAACGATTCGTATTTGAAGCGTCAAGAGAAGGTGCAGAAGGACGTCGAGAAGATTCGGCAGAATGCCGATTTGATCTTTGTCGATGGAAAGCTAATGGACCCATCGGCTTCGAAGCTGATCGCGATGGAAGAATCTGTCGCGGTGATCGATAGCAAGAAGCGGGGAGTCGAATCGTTGCTTGAACAGATTCGCATCGCCCAAGACGCCGGGAGACCGATCGAAGAATCTCTCCGTCTGATTGCGTCCTCCGCAGTAGGGACCCTTGCGGCACCACTGGATGGGGTCAACATCGCCAACGAGAAGAACGACGTCCGAGTCCTAGCCTCGGCGGTGAGTCAGTTTGAGGATATGCAGGTCATCCCCATTCGCATCAAGCTCAAGCAAGAGCTAAGCACATGGGGCGAGCAGCATCCGACCGTGAAGGTGCTGCGAAACAGTCTGGATGAAGTCGAAGCGAAGCTGGCAGAAAAGAAAGCCGCTCTCCAGGAAGCGGAAGAAAACGTCAAGCTGTTGATCGGATCCGACCAGCGCGACATCCCGAGTCTTCAGAACCAGCTCAAAAATTCGCTTGGAGCCCTTACCGAAGAACTTTCCAAATTAGAGCGCGAGAGAAACAAGGTTCTCGAGGACATCGCGTCGATCAAGGTTAAGGTGCAGGCCAACGCCCAGTTGATCGGCGACTTTATGATGAACCTCGCCGAACTCGAAGCTCTCGGCAAGACTTCGAAGGAGATCAGCGAAGTTTTGAATCGATTGTTGGTCAGCACGGAGTCGAATCAAACCAC includes these proteins:
- a CDS encoding ABC transporter permease; its protein translation is MAYEESPPPLRYYGPGDALGLEQIGEVWQRRELLFRFFQRDLLIRYRQVVVGILWVLLQPLLGAFIFMGLFFVLGTKASGSSAAYPNIVLIGMLCWQLVANALRDATGSLVNYRHVVTKIYFPRLLLPLAGLMCAAFDFFIGCTLLVPTLYFTGASVQWSTIWICIPIVLWLLVFCVGCIAWLSSLNALYRDVGYALPFALQIGMFLSPVVYDLERVSTSLGPYWQTAYEANPIASCISSLRWAILGTQPPSLPGLILSMFLTALLFVTGMAWFRIADRQLADRI
- a CDS encoding carbon-nitrogen hydrolase family protein, with protein sequence MSSVTQPTARVPANLRRVSGIQTNVSFADTQANLARMLDWLQKDEVAASDLIVFPECMLSGYCFSSYDEAWPHAQSIPGPATDAIGDWCRQTGKFVAFGMLERGADGKLYNSCPLVGPNGVVDCYRKIHLPYLGVDRFTSMGQQPYRSFDAGGLRVGVHICYDGSFPESSRCLALEGADLLILPTNWPPGADTFAKYLPNARALENNVYFVSVNRVGTERGFRFIGQSRFCDPNGNPLADAPHEDECVLTAEIDLSKARNKRLVRVPREHVIDRWADRRPEAYGAITRPHSLVRDIEG
- a CDS encoding tetratricopeptide repeat protein — encoded protein: MKSEQQNIQESNLLADQIENFLIKTKKVLPQIISVVVLALLSLLGYGIYQSVRNGQSAEGWTALYFSDTDASDLESIADDFASTPAGLWARQAAGDAHLAKALESVFTNRDVADQHYKNAVAEYEKVIGKGSDPLLLARTHFGLAQANEGLANRDDAIAHYRKISGLTGVDDAFQAEATKRADWLESKDGETFITWFKENRQATPAIAPPTGELPAIPSQPTLDLPPLPSTPGVTPPSEPVAPTGAAEGTPTESTTPPEGAKTEETSTNDAAPPKPDAP
- a CDS encoding polysaccharide biosynthesis tyrosine autokinase; translated protein: MDAIRNPSEPSLPNQPSQRQQTNPDLLKVLWRWKWLPILGAFIGLTVGYLVYGQMPPQYKAMALVQVQSPMRNLPIDNMNMPMDTKGKSDELVVIRSLSVIEKAVESAKLTQHRKLLGKSKEEIIGWIKNKKVLEVKLGSTDPNSEIIAIGITTDDAELSGTILQAVVAGYKAHTSKKLNDASNDAVTVLNKYNDSYLKRQEKVQKDVEKIRQNADLIFVDGKLMDPSASKLIAMEESVAVIDSKKRGVESLLEQIRIAQDAGRPIEESLRLIASSAVGTLAAPLDGVNIANEKNDVRVLASAVSQFEDMQVIPIRIKLKQELSTWGEQHPTVKVLRNSLDEVEAKLAEKKAALQEAEENVKLLIGSDQRDIPSLQNQLKNSLGALTEELSKLERERNKVLEDIASIKVKVQANAQLIGDFMMNLAELEALGKTSKEISEVLNRLLVSTESNQTTISDLEVSSLGGFVGPRIELYLGIGAMLGLALFSGIAYLLELADRSYRSPDEIAVDLGMPIIGHLPLASLSRTKRVDEKVDTSIVTLHKSRSALSEAFRGIRTALFFTCSQGSIKVIQVTSPVPGDGKSTIAANLAVSISQSGRRVCLVDCDFRRPRVAKIFGLREDLGLVQVIGGKAELDDAIQTTTIENLFAVTCGRRPGNPAELLASERFNQLLAELRDKFDYVIVDTPPILVVSDPAAVSTNVDGVILTVRLRRNLKPIALRASQMLHSMNANMIGVVVNGIGVGGNGYGYGGYRYDAYSSTPGYGYGQSGYGGYGYGATYQYGGYYGGTMIGKDYYSDSVPKPVNK